One Aquisediminimonas profunda genomic region harbors:
- a CDS encoding Thivi_2564 family membrane protein has protein sequence MSLISLVGVLIVIGVLLWLINTYLPMDGKIKSILNAVVVIAVIIWLLQLFGIVGSVSSLGSIKVGR, from the coding sequence ATGTCCCTCATCAGCCTCGTTGGCGTATTGATCGTCATTGGCGTTTTGCTGTGGCTGATCAACACGTATCTGCCGATGGACGGCAAGATAAAGAGCATCTTGAACGCGGTCGTCGTGATCGCCGTCATAATATGGCTGCTCCAGCTTTTCGGAATTGTAGGTTCGGTAAGCTCACTCGGTTCGATCAAGGTCGGTCGTTGA